In Meleagris gallopavo isolate NT-WF06-2002-E0010 breed Aviagen turkey brand Nicholas breeding stock chromosome 2, Turkey_5.1, whole genome shotgun sequence, the following are encoded in one genomic region:
- the ACP1 gene encoding low molecular weight phosphotyrosine protein phosphatase, translating to PVSVGNICRSPIAEAVFRKLVTDEKVENKWRIDSAATSTYEIGNPPDYRGQTCMKKHGITMNHIARQVTKDDFQTFDYILCMDESNLRDLKRKSNQVKDCKAKIELLGAYDPQKQLIIEDPYYGNEKDFETVYEQCVRCCKAFLEKPH from the exons CCTGTTTCTGTAGGAAACATATGCCGCTCTCCAATAGCTGAAGCAGTTTTTAGAAAACTTGTAACTGATGAAAAAGTTGAAAATAAG tgGAGGATAGACAGTGCAGCGACATCTACCTATGAAATAGGAAACCCTCCTGACTATCGAGGACAGACTTGCATGAAGAAGCATGGCATTACCATGAATCATATTGCCAGGCAG GTTACTAAAGATGATTTCCAGACCTTTGATTATATACTTTGTATGGATGAAAGCAATCTAAG agatctgaaaaggaaaagcaaccaGGTTAAAGACTGCAAGGCCAAAATTGAACTGCTTGGGGCATATGATCCACAGAAACAACTTATTATTGAAGATCCATACTat gggAATGAAAAGGACTTTGAAACTGTTTACGAGCAGTGTGTTAGATGCTGTAAAGCATTTTTGGAGAAGCCTCATTAA